The segment GCTTGCAAGATGTCAGCACCTGTTACAGCCCCAATAGCTTTTGCTGCATCAGTAGCCGATTTTTTTGCATTCTCAGCAGTGCCAGCATTAGCAGAAGCAAATAACTTTCCCGCTTCACCATCACCAGCATTGCCACCGATCCTTGCAGTATTACCATCGCTAGCTTTTTTATCATCCCCAGCCCCAGCATTTCCTTTGTCTTTAAGTACTATTTCTACAATTGACTTAATTCCTTTTACTAGTTTATCAACATCAGTTCCAACAGTACCAGCATCAGCACCAGCACCACCAGCAGCAACATTAGCAATTGGATCATTAGCATCAGTACCAATAGCCTCACTTGCTGTCTTTGCTCCGTCAATTATCTTATCAAGTGTAGTAGTAATTAAGTATTTCAATGATATTGAAAAGATTATGAACACAGTTAAAAAGAAGTTGCAAGATGAAGTTGCAAAGAATGATAATTACGTAAAAGTGAAGGAAGTCGTTGACAAGTTCGTTGCAGATGTCTTAGACAAGATTGCAGTAGGTGCTAAAGAAGCAGCTAAAGGGGCTACTGGTGACGATAAAATTGGAAATGCTACTTCAGCTGGGCATGGAGCTATTCCTGCTAGCAAGGATTCTGTTGTTTTTCTTGTTAAAGGGATTAAGACACTTGTTGAAGTGGTTCTAAAAAGGATGAGGGGGGGATGCAGGAGCTACTAAAACAGGTGATGATAAAAAGGATATTGGTACATTGTTTATTGATAATACCGGTAAAGATGATGCTAAGGAAGAAAATATTTCAAAGGCATCAGCTAGTATTGGTGCTGTAACTGGTGCTGATATTCTTCAAGCTATTGCTAAATCTGAAGAAAATCCTGTTGTTGATAATACTAATGGCATTAACGCAGCCAAAAATGCAGCTGAAATTGCTGTTGCTCCGGCTGTTAACGGCAAGAAAGAAGAGTTGCCGTAGACTCAGCAAAAAAAGATGCAGTAATAGCAGCAGGAATAGTATTAAGAGCAATAGCTAAAGATGGTAAATTTATTGTAAAGGATACTGGTGACAATAAGACTGAAGCTGAAGCCGCTAAAGGTGTAGCAGCAAGTGCAGTAGGTAAGACATTAAGTACACTTATAATAGCAATAAGGAATACAGTTGATAGTGGATTAAAAACAATAAATGAAGTACTAGCTAAAGTTAAACAAGAAGATAAGTCAGCAGAAGCAACTAATACTGCAGAAGCAACAATTAGTGGCCCAGTAAATAATTAGTTGAGGGTAAATACTAAGGAAAACTCTTTTTTTTCTTTCTGTGAAACAGGGAGACTATTTGGCTAGCGGTAGTTTTGATGCTGAAGGTAATGCATAAGTAAAAGGAGGCACGTAAAAAAATGAGAAGAATAAATTAAGTGCAATAATAATGACTTTATTTATGGTATTAGTAAGCTGTAATAATGGAGGACCAAAGCTTAAAAGTGACGAAGTAGCCAAGTCTGACGGAACAGTACTTGATTTGGCAAAAATAAGTAAAAAAATAAAAGATGCTAGTGATTTTGCAACAAGTGTTAAAGAAGTTCATACTTTAGTTAAATCAGTAGATGAGCTTGCTAAGGCTATTGGTAAGAAAATTTAGCAGGACACTGATACCTTAGGTACTGATGGAAACCATAATGGATCTTTAGTTGCAGGTGTATTTCAAGTAATGTTGACAGTAAAAGTTAAATTGGAAACGTTGGTAAAATTAGATGGGATTTCTAGTGAACTGAAAACAAAAGTTGATGATACTAAGGGCAAAGCTGAAACATTATTATCTAAAGTGAAAACAAAACATACTGATCTTGGCAAACAAGATGCTACTGATGGGAATGCAAAAAATGCTATAGATGTATCAGATGGTGCTAAGGATAAAGGAGTTGCTGAACTTATTAAATTAAACACAGCAATAGATGAGTTGTTAAAGGCTGCTAATGGCGCAGTAGAAGCTGCAATAGCAGAGCTTACAACTCCTGTTAAGGTAGAAAAACCTTCTCAAAATAACTAACTAGGAAATAAATAATTTAAGTAGTTATTATAAGATAAGTATTTAAGTAAAAAGTAAACTAACCCTCCTGTATCAATAACAAGAAAAGCATTTCCTTACAATGACTTTATATTTACCCTTAACTAATTAGCAGTAGCTTTAGGGGTGTTCTGTTCAGGACTTATAGGAGTATCATTAGCATTAATTTTCATAGCTTCTTTAACTGTTTTAAGACCTGCGTCAATTGTTTTTCTTATTGCAATAGTTAATGTATCTAGTGCTTTAGTAATTGCACTTACAGCTGCTCCTTTAGCAACAGTGACATAATCAGCACTATCAGCAGTAGGACCAGCAAATTTACCACCCTTAGCCATAACTGTTAATGCAATAGCTCCTGCTATAGTTCCATCTTTTGCATTAGCCTTGGCAGCATCAGCAGCTGCATTAGCACCATTTTTAACCATAGCTTGTAATATGTCAGCACCAGTTACAGCCCCAACGGCTTTTGCTGCATCGGCTGCAACTTTTTTTGCATTAGCATCATCACCAGCATTAGCAGCGAACAATTTACCTGCTTCACCATTACCAGCAGCGGTTCTTGCGCTAAGATCTTCAGCCTTTTTATCGGTACCTGCCTCAGCATTTCCTTCTTTTCCAAGTACCACGTCTACAATTGCCTTAATTCCCTTTGTCAGACTTTCAATCCCAGTTCCAGCAACACCAGCAGCATTGTTAGCACCTACATTAGCAATTGGGTCACTAGCATCTCCAATAGCATCACTAACGGTCTTTGATCCTTCTATTATCTTATCAAGAGTATTATCAATTAGTGTTTTTACCGCAGTCTCAGTTGCAGAAGCATTAGGATTTCCTTCTCTCTTCATGTCAGTAACAATTTTATTAAGCTTGTCCTTAGTGCCTTGTATAGTATCTTGTATTGTCTTAAAATAAGCCCCAACATCAGACTTTTTTGTCTCTGTACTAAAACCTAATACCTTGGAAACTATATCTCCAAATGATGTAAACACATTTAAAAAATCATTACCTAAGTCTATTACTGACTTTAAGAAAGCAAATATGCTGCTGGTGATGCTAATAATGCAAAAAAAGTTGCAGCTGATGCAGCAAAAGCAGTTGGAGCAATAACAGATGCTGATATATTACAAGCTATTTCTAAAGGTTCTGAATGCAAAGCTGCTAAATTAGCTAAGAGTAATGATGGCAATGTTGGTGTTTCCCCTAAAGATGAAACTATAGCAAGAGCTATAGCATTAAGAGAATGGCTAAAGGTGATAAATTTGATTTTTTTTTTTTTAACTTTGT is part of the Borrelia hermsii DAH genome and harbors:
- a CDS encoding variable large family protein, encoding MSCNFFCIISITSSIFAFLKSVIDLGNDFLNVFTSFGDIVSKVLGFSTETKKSDVGAYFKTIQDTIQGTKDKLNKIVTDMKREGNPNASATETAVKTLIDNTLDKIIEGSKTVSDAIGDASDPIANVGANNAAGVAGTGIESLTKGIKAIVDVVLGKEGNAEAGTDKKAEDLSARTAAGNGEAGKLFAANAGDDANAKKVAADAAKAVGAVTGADILQAMVKNGANAAADAAKANAKDGTIAGAIALTVMAKGGKFAGPTADSADYVTVAKGAAVSAITKALDTLTIAIRKTIDAGLKTVKEAMKINANDTPISPEQNTPKATAN